A portion of the Gigantopelta aegis isolate Gae_Host chromosome 10, Gae_host_genome, whole genome shotgun sequence genome contains these proteins:
- the LOC121383618 gene encoding KRAB-A domain-containing protein 2-like → MGLQGRRLGGFAELNGPLSELSIEETFDVVKRAHIATGHGGRDKMVYELTKKYANITIEALNLFKSLCLECQRKRKRPTTKGTVDRPIISKDFNSRAQVDLIDMQSTSQGQFKWIMVYQDHLTKFCVLRPLTSKRAAEVAFQLLDIFLLLGAPCVLQSDNGSEFTAHVITELKVLWPELVMVHGKPRHPQSPGSVERANCDIKDMLVCWLGDNNTTEWTVGLKFVQFQKNSSLHSGIKCSPFAALLDSGARTGVSRPRCSATLGVTQHCRVQINSPKCNSLLP, encoded by the coding sequence ATGGGGttgcaggggcgtaggctaggggggttcgCTGAATTAAATGGTCCACTTTCAGAACTGTCAATAGAAGAGACGTTTGATGTGGTTAAACGTGCCCACATTGCAACTGGTCATGGTGGTCGAGACAAGATGGTGTACGAGTTGACCAAGAAATACGCTAACATCACAATAGAAGCACTGAACCTCTTCAAGTCCCTGTGTCTGGAGTgccagagaaagagaaagagaccGACTACAAAAGGAACAGTCGACAGGCCGATCATCTCCAAAGACTTCAACTCCAGAGCCCAGGTCGATCTAATCGACATGCAGTCAACGAGCCAAGGACAGTTTAAATGGATCATGGTCTATCAAGATCACCTCACGAAGTTCTGTGTTTTGCGCCCCTTGACATCGAAACGTGCCGCTGAGGTTGCATTTCAACTGCTAGACATATTTCTCCTACTTGGTGCTCCTTGCGTGCTGCAAAGTGACAATGGTTCAGAATTTACTGCACATGTAATCACTGAACTGAAAGTATTGTGGCCAGAGTTGGTGATGGTCCATGGGAAACCTAGGCATCCACAGAGTCCAGGGTCCGTAGAAAGAGCAAACTGTGACATTAAGGACATGCTTGTTTGTTGGTTAGGAGATAACAATACAACTGAATGGACTGTTGGACTCAAATTTGTTCAGTTTCAGAAAAATTCCAGTCTTCACAGTGGAATTAAGTGTTCTCCATTTGCGGCACTGTTGGATTCTGGTGCTCGCACCGGTGTTTCAAGGCCAAGATGCAGTGCAACTCTAGGTGTCACTCAACACTGCCGTGTACAAATAAACTCTCCTAAGTGCAATTCACTCCTACCTTAA